One genomic region from Candidatus Zixiibacteriota bacterium encodes:
- a CDS encoding alpha/beta hydrolase, producing MAMLQDCRLAVLWIVILAVALSGGCAFAPPTPTPDAVAPTPTAAPAVAAAPAPRLTAPSPTVEAAVVSDTVGRLEVVTLSATSLTGNLLGDPIERSLAIYLPPSYGHSQMRYPVVYFLTGFGDQVTDFISGAHGFAMPLSLDSLIKRQRIREMIFVVVSGRNSLGGSFYVNSPVTGRWEDFVVKDIVPYVDRHYRTLTHARSRGICGHSMGGSGALNLAMRHPDLFGAVYSLSPGLFAEDGLTQSQMFGSPGAIDSFLTFQSALASVPDAEVPRAFGEAMREASARRDWTFIFTCAYGAAFAPAPKNRLPHLAYPYRRVDGQAVRIPEIWAKWEQGFGGLPGRIEKHRGDWRRMKAIVIDYGTQDEYPWIPKGCEYFSRLLDAAGIAHQSVTFAGGHEDHLGERMQEYMLPFLSDVLEPGDRGVVLDSGDN from the coding sequence ATGGCGATGTTACAGGATTGCCGGCTGGCCGTGCTGTGGATCGTGATCCTGGCTGTCGCGCTGAGCGGTGGATGTGCCTTTGCTCCGCCTACACCGACGCCGGATGCCGTTGCCCCCACGCCGACAGCCGCTCCGGCCGTCGCGGCGGCTCCGGCACCGCGTTTAACGGCACCCTCGCCGACCGTAGAGGCCGCCGTCGTTTCGGACACCGTCGGGCGCCTGGAAGTCGTCACACTGTCGGCCACGTCACTGACAGGCAATCTTCTCGGCGACCCGATCGAACGGTCCCTGGCAATCTATCTGCCCCCGAGCTACGGGCATTCCCAGATGCGGTACCCGGTCGTCTATTTCCTGACCGGCTTCGGCGATCAGGTGACCGATTTCATCTCCGGAGCCCACGGCTTCGCCATGCCGTTGTCATTGGACAGCCTGATCAAGCGGCAGCGCATCCGCGAGATGATCTTCGTCGTCGTCAGCGGGCGGAATTCTCTGGGCGGGAGTTTCTATGTCAACTCGCCGGTGACCGGTCGTTGGGAGGATTTCGTCGTCAAGGACATCGTGCCGTATGTCGATAGGCACTACCGCACACTGACTCATGCCCGCTCGCGGGGAATCTGCGGTCATTCCATGGGTGGATCGGGTGCGTTGAATCTGGCGATGCGGCATCCGGATCTGTTTGGTGCGGTCTACAGTCTCAGTCCGGGGCTGTTTGCGGAGGATGGTCTGACGCAGTCGCAGATGTTCGGATCGCCGGGGGCGATCGACTCGTTTCTGACCTTTCAGTCTGCGTTGGCGTCGGTTCCGGACGCGGAGGTGCCCCGCGCCTTCGGCGAGGCGATGCGTGAGGCGTCGGCGCGCCGTGACTGGACGTTCATCTTCACCTGTGCCTATGGTGCCGCGTTCGCCCCGGCGCCGAAGAACCGGCTCCCCCATCTGGCGTATCCGTACCGTCGGGTGGACGGACAGGCGGTCCGCATTCCCGAGATCTGGGCGAAATGGGAGCAGGGCTTCGGCGGGCTTCCGGGCCGGATTGAGAAGCACCGCGGGGACTGGCGGCGTATGAAGGCGATTGTCATCGATTACGGCACACAGGACGAATATCCCTGGATTCCCAAAGGATGTGAGTATTTCTCACGTCTGCTGGATGCGGCCGGGATTGCGCATCAGTCCGTGACCTTCGCGGGCGGGCATGAGGATCACCTGGGAGAACGCATGCAGGAGTATATGCTGCCGTTTTTGTCCGACGTACTGGAACCGGGCGATCGCGGCGTGGTCCTCGACAGCGGGGACAACTGA
- a CDS encoding cold-shock protein: MPEGTVKWFNDSKGYGFISQEGGKDVFVHHQAIQAEGFRSLAEGDRVQFEVVQGPKGPQAANVRKI; the protein is encoded by the coding sequence ATGCCGGAAGGGACCGTCAAGTGGTTCAACGACAGCAAGGGCTACGGATTTATCTCGCAGGAAGGCGGCAAAGACGTCTTCGTGCACCATCAGGCCATTCAGGCCGAGGGGTTCCGCAGCCTGGCAGAGGGCGATCGCGTGCAGTTTGAGGTCGTCCAAGGGCCAAAGGGACCACAGGCCGCCAACGTGCGCAAAATCTGA
- a CDS encoding RNA-binding protein — protein sequence MSAKIFVGNLDFQTSADDLMNLLSEAGQVVDVYLPSDHRTGRPRGFAFVEFASDEEAAKAIELFNGREVNGRKLNVNAAEDRPARPSGSRSFSHNPPPGPGGGFGGGRPFKSKGSRKGLRGRKRSL from the coding sequence ATTTCCGCAAAGATCTTTGTCGGCAACCTCGATTTCCAGACGTCCGCGGACGATCTGATGAACCTCCTGTCGGAAGCCGGGCAGGTTGTGGATGTCTACCTTCCCAGTGATCATCGCACCGGACGGCCGCGGGGGTTCGCGTTCGTCGAGTTCGCCAGCGATGAGGAAGCGGCGAAGGCGATTGAGTTGTTCAACGGCCGGGAAGTGAACGGTCGCAAGCTGAACGTCAATGCCGCCGAGGATCGTCCGGCACGTCCGTCCGGTTCGCGCTCGTTCTCTCACAATCCCCCTCCTGGACCGGGGGGTGGGTTCGGCGGCGGCCGACCGTTCAAGAGCAAGGGCAGCCGCAAGGGCCTGCGGGGGCGTAAGCGGAGTCTTTAG
- a CDS encoding sigma 54-interacting transcriptional regulator has product MDQRTTTTPDFDWHAEQNAQKRDQSRFTAELGRVLSLRGGSPTAREAAARLRERWDHLVRRLEGRWARGGDVWDRQVEAIERLKSDRTVLEALVEYDEQLAQGDLDSLLRATLRVIEHSLAATGAMIVLADIGGQPRAAASERRRGRFWPPAADRELAELVAAAAREGRRTTIEGRPVKSGLRDPHRVAQWLGVAIAREGESYGAIVIGRSAAEEAFTEDNAEVLERIGRHMAGALAARVGVGVRPTLGSGPKPEGFEHLWGECPALRRAIALANRYSLADSPVVLEGEMGTGRETLARAIHLRSRRAASPFVVFRGGDLPEEVVARGLFGATTTGADARLIEQPGDLEVAHGGTLFIDDLRSLYLLLQVRLLRFLREQTYERVGDRTARQADVRIMIASTEDLESAVARGQLRSDLYYEITAARVTLPPLRERGGDIVELARRFAAAAGTATGKRIDGIDAEAARLLAASPFPGNVRQLEQVIERAVFLASGPLIGAADLPREIAAHVVAPTFEGTAWGDQALRAARLAQEAGQSGDWRQFGRARQMADGALAAAFVQAVTKTVGRHAARAARHCGIHRAQWWRLSRQVQPAAPGATRDTPDTAGHDKNRTKERA; this is encoded by the coding sequence ATGGACCAGCGGACGACCACGACACCGGACTTCGACTGGCACGCGGAGCAGAATGCCCAGAAACGCGATCAGTCGCGCTTCACGGCGGAATTGGGCCGTGTGCTGTCGTTGCGCGGCGGCTCACCGACGGCGCGGGAGGCGGCGGCGCGTCTGCGGGAACGCTGGGACCATCTCGTGCGTCGGCTGGAGGGGCGCTGGGCGAGGGGCGGCGATGTCTGGGACCGCCAAGTGGAAGCCATCGAGCGTCTGAAGAGCGATCGCACCGTGCTCGAGGCGCTGGTGGAATATGATGAGCAACTGGCCCAGGGCGATCTCGATTCGTTGTTGCGGGCGACCCTGCGCGTGATCGAACACTCCCTGGCGGCCACCGGCGCGATGATCGTTCTCGCCGACATCGGCGGTCAACCGCGCGCCGCGGCCAGCGAGCGCCGTCGCGGACGATTCTGGCCGCCGGCCGCCGATCGGGAACTCGCCGAGTTGGTGGCCGCGGCGGCTCGCGAGGGACGACGTACCACGATCGAAGGGCGCCCGGTGAAAAGCGGCCTGCGCGATCCCCATCGCGTCGCCCAGTGGCTCGGTGTGGCCATCGCCCGGGAGGGCGAAAGCTATGGTGCGATCGTCATCGGCCGGTCTGCCGCCGAAGAAGCCTTCACGGAGGACAATGCCGAAGTCCTGGAGCGCATCGGTCGTCACATGGCCGGTGCCCTGGCGGCGCGCGTCGGTGTCGGCGTACGCCCAACGTTGGGATCAGGTCCCAAACCCGAGGGTTTTGAGCATCTGTGGGGCGAATGCCCCGCGCTGCGCCGTGCCATCGCACTGGCGAACCGCTATTCCCTCGCCGACTCCCCCGTGGTCCTCGAGGGTGAGATGGGAACCGGGCGGGAGACGCTGGCCCGCGCCATACATCTTCGCTCGCGGCGTGCCGCGTCACCGTTCGTCGTTTTTCGCGGCGGCGATCTTCCCGAAGAGGTCGTGGCCCGCGGCCTGTTCGGTGCCACGACGACGGGAGCCGATGCCCGCCTCATCGAGCAACCCGGGGATCTGGAGGTGGCCCATGGCGGAACCCTCTTCATCGACGATCTGCGGTCTCTGTACCTGTTGCTGCAGGTACGATTGCTGCGGTTCCTACGCGAGCAAACCTATGAACGTGTCGGCGACCGCACGGCGCGGCAGGCGGATGTGCGCATCATGATCGCGTCGACGGAAGACCTGGAAAGCGCCGTGGCCCGGGGGCAGTTGCGCTCCGATCTCTACTATGAAATCACGGCCGCCCGCGTCACTCTCCCCCCATTGCGCGAACGCGGCGGCGACATCGTGGAGCTGGCCCGTCGCTTCGCGGCTGCGGCCGGCACCGCCACCGGCAAGCGAATCGACGGCATCGATGCCGAAGCGGCACGCCTGTTGGCGGCCTCGCCGTTCCCCGGCAATGTGCGCCAGTTGGAGCAGGTGATCGAACGGGCCGTCTTCCTCGCCTCGGGACCGCTCATCGGCGCGGCCGATCTGCCGCGGGAGATCGCCGCCCATGTCGTGGCACCGACCTTCGAGGGTACCGCATGGGGGGACCAAGCACTGCGCGCCGCCCGGTTGGCGCAGGAGGCGGGGCAGTCGGGCGATTGGCGCCAATTCGGCCGCGCCCGCCAGATGGCCGATGGCGCCCTCGCCGCCGCCTTCGTCCAAGCCGTCACCAAGACCGTCGGTCGCCATGCCGCCCGCGCCGCCCGCCATTGCGGCATCCACCGGGCGCAATGGTGGCGTCTGTCACGACAGGTTCAGCCCGCCGCTCCGGGAGCCACCCGCGACACGCCGGACACAGCGGGGCATGACAAGAACCGCACCAAGGAGAGAGCTTAG